In Chelonia mydas isolate rCheMyd1 chromosome 20, rCheMyd1.pri.v2, whole genome shotgun sequence, a single genomic region encodes these proteins:
- the LOC102947691 gene encoding inositol polyphosphate 1-phosphatase isoform X3 has translation MSALLKSLVGASEKSARIAQLCRQEEALFQLLIEEKTGTDKNKKFVQDFKTLADVLIQEVIKHDVGKEFPELHGHICGEESNKFENSLGETLVVQVCATQRDTASLLFKILDRNQPAAELLAAAIHQEVALQDPALDTVGLAIPPERLAIWIDPIDSTNQYIRGQASVAPVGGICPSGLRSALVLIGAYDRSSGDPVLGVINEPFFREDPVTHRWQGVYHWGVSYQGTSLCSLSRPPLRPEPSVVLSRSETPAIQRALRPLYGERLRFASGAGYKMLCVILGLAEAYVLSEGSTFKWDSCAPHAILRALGGGMVDLEAALQAWRAGQRGALPELTYSQPAGGAVGAERWANRGGLVAFMHREHLDVVLATLATAAL, from the exons ATGTCGGCCCTGCTGAAGAGCCTAGTGGGTGCGTCGGAGAAGTCAGCCCGCATCGCCCAGCTGTGCCGCCAGGAGGAGGCGCTCTTCCAGCTGCTCATTGAGGAGAAGACGGGCACCGACAAGAACAAGAAGTTTGTGCAGGATTTCAAGACGCTGGCGGACGTGCTCATCCAGGAGGTCATAAAGCATGACGTGGGCAAGGAG TTCCCGGAGCTGCACGGCCACATCTGCGGGGAGGAGTCCAACAAGTTTGAGAACAGCCTGG GAGAGACCCTGGTGGTGCAGGTGTGCGCGACCCAGCGGGACACGGCCTCGCTGCTCTTCAAAATCCTGGACCGGAACCAGCCGGCGGCCGAGCTGCTGGCAGCGGCCATCCACCAGGAGGTGGCTCTGCAGGACCCGGCGCTGGACACCGTGGGGCTGGCGATCCCCCCGGAGAGACTGGCCATCTGGATCGACCCCATCG ACTCCACCAATCAGTATATCCGTGGCCAGGCCAGCGTGGCGCCCGTTGGTGGCATCTGCCCGTCCGGGCTGCGCTCGGCACTGGTGCTCATCGGGGCGTATGACCGCAGCTCGGGGGACCCGGTCCTGGGGGTCATCAACGAGCCGTTCTTCCGGGAGGACCCCGTCACCCACAG GTGGCAGGGCGTGTATCACTGGGGCGTCTCGTACCAGGGCACCAGCCTGTGCTCGCTGAGCCGGCCCCCGCTGCGCCCCGAGCCCTCCGTCGTCCTGAGCCGCAGCGAGACGCCGGCCATCCAGCGGGCGCTGAGGCCCCTGTACGGGGAGCGGCTGCGCTTCGCCTCGGGCGCCGGCTACAAGATGCTGTGCGTGATCCTGGGGCTGGCCGAGGCCTACGTCCTCTCGGAGGGCAGCACCTTCAAGTGGGACTCCTGCGCCCCCCATGCCATCCTGCGGGCCCTGGGCGGAGGGATGGTGGACCTGGAGGCTGCCCTGCAGGCCTGGCGCGccggccagcggggggcgctgcCAGAGCTGACCTACAGCCAGCCtgcggggggcgctgtgggggccGAGCGCTGGGCCAACCGGGGCGGCCTGGTGGCCTTCATGCACCGTGAACACCtggatgtggtgctggccacgCTGGCCACTGCTGCCCTGTGA
- the LOC102947691 gene encoding inositol polyphosphate 1-phosphatase isoform X1, translating into MGRGANPKQRLSAPESEPAAPAEPPGRPQPAAADPHPPPPRPRPSPREGGSVPSLLPAPVPGWRCPGLAPGACAALRSVRRSLSPGTRELLLPCPGPTAPEGPDPDVARPFPALAPVPKARDASDPPPPPCETSPGTSRSSQGAGDRGQSRPDPRSTMSALLKSLVGASEKSARIAQLCRQEEALFQLLIEEKTGTDKNKKFVQDFKTLADVLIQEVIKHDVGKEFPELHGHICGEESNKFENSLGETLVVQVCATQRDTASLLFKILDRNQPAAELLAAAIHQEVALQDPALDTVGLAIPPERLAIWIDPIDSTNQYIRGQASVAPVGGICPSGLRSALVLIGAYDRSSGDPVLGVINEPFFREDPVTHRWQGVYHWGVSYQGTSLCSLSRPPLRPEPSVVLSRSETPAIQRALRPLYGERLRFASGAGYKMLCVILGLAEAYVLSEGSTFKWDSCAPHAILRALGGGMVDLEAALQAWRAGQRGALPELTYSQPAGGAVGAERWANRGGLVAFMHREHLDVVLATLATAAL; encoded by the exons ATGGGCCGGGGGGCGAACCCAAAGCAGCGTTTGTCTGCCCCGGAGTCAGAGCCAGCGGCCCCGGCCGAGCCCCCCGGCCGGCCCCAGCCGGCAGCTGCGGACCCCCACCCGCCGCCGCCGCGTCCCCGTCCATCGCCAAGGGAGGGGGGGTCCGTGCCAAGCCTCCTGCCGGCTCCTGTCCCCGGCTGGCGCTGCCCAGGTCTCGCCCCCGGCGCCTGCGCTGCCCTGCGCTCAGTGCGGCGCAGCCTCTCGCCTGGCACCCGGGAGCTGCTGCTTCCCTGCCCGGGTCCCACCGCTCCGGAGGGGCCGGACCCGGACGTGGCCCGGCCATTCCCTGCCTTGGCACCGGTGCCCAAAGCACGAGACGCGAGCGAtcccccccctccgccctgcGAGACAAGTCCCGGCACCTCCCGCTCCAGCCAGGGGGCCGGCGACCGCGGGCAGAGCCGGCCAG ACCCCCGCTCCACCATGTCGGCCCTGCTGAAGAGCCTAGTGGGTGCGTCGGAGAAGTCAGCCCGCATCGCCCAGCTGTGCCGCCAGGAGGAGGCGCTCTTCCAGCTGCTCATTGAGGAGAAGACGGGCACCGACAAGAACAAGAAGTTTGTGCAGGATTTCAAGACGCTGGCGGACGTGCTCATCCAGGAGGTCATAAAGCATGACGTGGGCAAGGAG TTCCCGGAGCTGCACGGCCACATCTGCGGGGAGGAGTCCAACAAGTTTGAGAACAGCCTGG GAGAGACCCTGGTGGTGCAGGTGTGCGCGACCCAGCGGGACACGGCCTCGCTGCTCTTCAAAATCCTGGACCGGAACCAGCCGGCGGCCGAGCTGCTGGCAGCGGCCATCCACCAGGAGGTGGCTCTGCAGGACCCGGCGCTGGACACCGTGGGGCTGGCGATCCCCCCGGAGAGACTGGCCATCTGGATCGACCCCATCG ACTCCACCAATCAGTATATCCGTGGCCAGGCCAGCGTGGCGCCCGTTGGTGGCATCTGCCCGTCCGGGCTGCGCTCGGCACTGGTGCTCATCGGGGCGTATGACCGCAGCTCGGGGGACCCGGTCCTGGGGGTCATCAACGAGCCGTTCTTCCGGGAGGACCCCGTCACCCACAG GTGGCAGGGCGTGTATCACTGGGGCGTCTCGTACCAGGGCACCAGCCTGTGCTCGCTGAGCCGGCCCCCGCTGCGCCCCGAGCCCTCCGTCGTCCTGAGCCGCAGCGAGACGCCGGCCATCCAGCGGGCGCTGAGGCCCCTGTACGGGGAGCGGCTGCGCTTCGCCTCGGGCGCCGGCTACAAGATGCTGTGCGTGATCCTGGGGCTGGCCGAGGCCTACGTCCTCTCGGAGGGCAGCACCTTCAAGTGGGACTCCTGCGCCCCCCATGCCATCCTGCGGGCCCTGGGCGGAGGGATGGTGGACCTGGAGGCTGCCCTGCAGGCCTGGCGCGccggccagcggggggcgctgcCAGAGCTGACCTACAGCCAGCCtgcggggggcgctgtgggggccGAGCGCTGGGCCAACCGGGGCGGCCTGGTGGCCTTCATGCACCGTGAACACCtggatgtggtgctggccacgCTGGCCACTGCTGCCCTGTGA
- the LOC102947691 gene encoding inositol polyphosphate 1-phosphatase isoform X2, with protein sequence MGQAHGTDPRSTMSALLKSLVGASEKSARIAQLCRQEEALFQLLIEEKTGTDKNKKFVQDFKTLADVLIQEVIKHDVGKEFPELHGHICGEESNKFENSLGETLVVQVCATQRDTASLLFKILDRNQPAAELLAAAIHQEVALQDPALDTVGLAIPPERLAIWIDPIDSTNQYIRGQASVAPVGGICPSGLRSALVLIGAYDRSSGDPVLGVINEPFFREDPVTHRWQGVYHWGVSYQGTSLCSLSRPPLRPEPSVVLSRSETPAIQRALRPLYGERLRFASGAGYKMLCVILGLAEAYVLSEGSTFKWDSCAPHAILRALGGGMVDLEAALQAWRAGQRGALPELTYSQPAGGAVGAERWANRGGLVAFMHREHLDVVLATLATAAL encoded by the exons ATGGGGCAGGCCCATGGCACCG ACCCCCGCTCCACCATGTCGGCCCTGCTGAAGAGCCTAGTGGGTGCGTCGGAGAAGTCAGCCCGCATCGCCCAGCTGTGCCGCCAGGAGGAGGCGCTCTTCCAGCTGCTCATTGAGGAGAAGACGGGCACCGACAAGAACAAGAAGTTTGTGCAGGATTTCAAGACGCTGGCGGACGTGCTCATCCAGGAGGTCATAAAGCATGACGTGGGCAAGGAG TTCCCGGAGCTGCACGGCCACATCTGCGGGGAGGAGTCCAACAAGTTTGAGAACAGCCTGG GAGAGACCCTGGTGGTGCAGGTGTGCGCGACCCAGCGGGACACGGCCTCGCTGCTCTTCAAAATCCTGGACCGGAACCAGCCGGCGGCCGAGCTGCTGGCAGCGGCCATCCACCAGGAGGTGGCTCTGCAGGACCCGGCGCTGGACACCGTGGGGCTGGCGATCCCCCCGGAGAGACTGGCCATCTGGATCGACCCCATCG ACTCCACCAATCAGTATATCCGTGGCCAGGCCAGCGTGGCGCCCGTTGGTGGCATCTGCCCGTCCGGGCTGCGCTCGGCACTGGTGCTCATCGGGGCGTATGACCGCAGCTCGGGGGACCCGGTCCTGGGGGTCATCAACGAGCCGTTCTTCCGGGAGGACCCCGTCACCCACAG GTGGCAGGGCGTGTATCACTGGGGCGTCTCGTACCAGGGCACCAGCCTGTGCTCGCTGAGCCGGCCCCCGCTGCGCCCCGAGCCCTCCGTCGTCCTGAGCCGCAGCGAGACGCCGGCCATCCAGCGGGCGCTGAGGCCCCTGTACGGGGAGCGGCTGCGCTTCGCCTCGGGCGCCGGCTACAAGATGCTGTGCGTGATCCTGGGGCTGGCCGAGGCCTACGTCCTCTCGGAGGGCAGCACCTTCAAGTGGGACTCCTGCGCCCCCCATGCCATCCTGCGGGCCCTGGGCGGAGGGATGGTGGACCTGGAGGCTGCCCTGCAGGCCTGGCGCGccggccagcggggggcgctgcCAGAGCTGACCTACAGCCAGCCtgcggggggcgctgtgggggccGAGCGCTGGGCCAACCGGGGCGGCCTGGTGGCCTTCATGCACCGTGAACACCtggatgtggtgctggccacgCTGGCCACTGCTGCCCTGTGA